A DNA window from Arachis hypogaea cultivar Tifrunner chromosome 18, arahy.Tifrunner.gnm2.J5K5, whole genome shotgun sequence contains the following coding sequences:
- the LOC112772026 gene encoding BES1/BZR1 homolog protein 4, whose product MTSGTRLPTWKERENNKRRERRRRAIAAKIFAGLRMYGNFKLPKHCDNNEVLKALCNEAGWTVEPDGTTYRKGCKPLERMDIIGGSSTAASPCSSYHPSPCASYNPSPGSSSFPSPSRSPYASNNPNGDGNSLIPWLKNLSTASSSASSPKLPHLYLQSGSISAPVTPPLSSPTARTPRMNADWGDQSGRPGPGWTGGQHYSFLPSSSPPSPGRQVVDPEWFAGIKLPHVSPTSPTFTLMSSNPFAFKEEGLARSGSRMWTPGQSGTCSPAFPAGSDHTADIPMSEAVSDEFAFGGDASGLVKPWEGERIHEEFGADDLELTLGTSKTR is encoded by the exons ATGACTTCAGGAACTCGGCTTCCGAcatggaaggagagagagaacaacaagaggagagagaggaggagaagagCAATAGCGGCAAAGATCTTCGCCGGTCTAAGAATGTACGGAAACTTCAAGCTCCCAAAGCACTGTGACAACAACGAAGTCCTCAAAGCTCTTTGCAATGAAGCTGGTTGGACCGTTGAACCAGATGGCACCACTTACCGCAAg GGATGCAAGCCTTTGGAGCGCATGGATATAATAGGCGGTTCCTCAACAGCAGCAAGCCCTTGTTCATCTTACCATCCAAGTCCCTGTGCTTCCTACAACCCAAGCCCTGGTTCATCATCCTTCCCAAGCCCATCAAGATCTCCCTATGCATCAAACAATCCAAACGGCGACGGCAATTCCCTCATTCCATGGCTCAAGAACCTTTCCACTGCCTCGTCCTCTGCTTCATCTCCTAAGCTCCCTCACCTTTACCTTCAGAGTGGCTCCATAAGCGCGCCTGTCACGCCTCCCTTGAGCTCTCCAACTGCTAGGACACCGAGGATGAATGCCGATTGGGGTGATCAGTCTGGACGGCCAGGACCAGGGTGGACTGGAGGACAACACTACTCATTCTTGCCATCCTCTAGTCCTCCTAGCCCTGGCCGCCAGGTGGTCGACCCTGAATGGTTTGCAGGTATCAAGCTCCCCCATGTTAGCCCAACTTCGCCCACATTCACCCTTATGTCCTCAAATCCTTTTGCCTTCAAGGAAGAGGGTTTGGCTCGAAGCGGCTCGCGCATGTGGACTCCTGGACAGAGTGGGACGTGCTCTCCCGCCTTCCCGGCAGGTTCTGATCACACTGCTGACATTCCAATGTCCGAGGCTGTCTCGGATGAATTTGCGTTTGGAGGCGACGCGTCCGGCCTTGTCAAGCCATGGGAAGGAGAAAGAATCCATGAAGAATTTGGAGCAGACGATCTTGAACTCACACTTGGTACCTCAAAGACAAG GTGA